The Chthoniobacterales bacterium genome includes a window with the following:
- a CDS encoding DUF2231 domain-containing protein: MISLPNPLHPAIVHFPIVLILIGALVAVAAVFLRRWNLSWIAAGLLTFGALGSFAATWSGDEAGETVGKLSPQAEKILEEHEEWGEMTRNVALVAAFLAVGTVATTRFPKVARSLSVGAALTALWASYCVAVTGHYGGLLVYQNGVGITAVADNSIPAVRPEKHGDKDDD, encoded by the coding sequence TCCTGATTTTAATCGGGGCGTTGGTGGCGGTGGCCGCCGTTTTTCTACGCCGCTGGAATTTATCCTGGATCGCGGCCGGGCTTCTGACGTTCGGTGCGCTTGGGTCGTTTGCAGCCACCTGGTCAGGCGACGAAGCCGGGGAAACCGTTGGCAAGCTCTCCCCGCAAGCCGAAAAGATTCTCGAAGAACATGAGGAATGGGGTGAAATGACGCGCAATGTCGCTCTGGTCGCCGCTTTCCTCGCGGTGGGGACGGTTGCCACGACACGCTTTCCGAAAGTCGCCCGATCACTCTCGGTCGGGGCGGCACTGACAGCCCTCTGGGCCAGCTACTGCGTGGCGGTGACGGGTCATTACGGCGGTCTGCTCGTTTACCAAAACGGCGTCGGAATTACCGCTGTAGCTGACAATTCAATACCTGCCGTTCGGCCTGAGAAGCACGGTGACAAAGACGATGACTAA